The following coding sequences lie in one Halorarum halophilum genomic window:
- a CDS encoding ubiquitin-like small modifier protein 1 — MDVEVKLFGPMREDVGEKTLVRTLPEGATVADLVADLVADYPVLDGRLLDDEGDIDTHVNVTVNGTNVRQRDELATELEDGDVLRTAPQVVGGRE, encoded by the coding sequence ATGGACGTCGAAGTCAAGCTGTTTGGTCCGATGCGCGAGGACGTGGGCGAGAAGACGCTCGTCCGGACGCTCCCCGAGGGAGCGACGGTTGCCGACCTCGTCGCGGACCTCGTCGCGGACTACCCCGTGCTCGACGGACGTCTCCTCGACGACGAGGGCGACATCGACACCCACGTCAACGTCACCGTCAACGGGACGAACGTCAGACAGCGCGATGAACTGGCGACGGAACTGGAGGACGGCGACGTGCTCCGGACGGCACCGCAGGTCGTCGGCGGGCGAGAATAG
- a CDS encoding aldehyde ferredoxin oxidoreductase family protein — protein sequence MLHAQGTLLTVDVGAREADTTNIDDELSQFVGGRGIATKLGHDRIPFDADPFGPENRVYFSTGPYQVSQMSFTGRMNMTGLSPLTDGLLSTNAGGYMSREFADTGHSVVEITGASDELVAVHVTDEGVEFEPVPDLEAAKTSEVTKYMADEHDLAPENIACIGPGGENRVRFACVMTYESRAFGRGGLGAVLGAKNVKAVTFRGDSRREIDLDEEAMSEIHRTAATADDMMKRQGTTANTEFINDNFSLPTRYFSEMNFEHVEDIGGDAVEEKKYKKGACSVCAFACKLPTKDEARGLVTEGPEFETVMSFGSNCGVGDIVDVMQSNELCDEFGLDTISCGDTVAAYLASEDEFGNPELVHETVEKIAHREGVGDLLAEGVARAHEELGVENWSVKGMEFAAHDGRVLNGQGLSYAVANRGGDHMYTTTLRLEYDGEIDPEGLDGKPEIVKRREDMCAFRDSGIVCAFGDRSEYVDEAFHETLMGCEYEDLMAMGARVVEMERHFNNKRGMDRDDDVLPYDLPDFESALDEYYELRGWNDDGTVPDSTVSEYAEADD from the coding sequence ATGCTACACGCCCAGGGAACACTCCTCACCGTCGACGTGGGCGCACGGGAGGCGGACACGACGAACATCGACGACGAACTCTCGCAGTTCGTCGGCGGAAGGGGCATCGCGACGAAACTGGGCCACGACCGGATCCCGTTCGACGCCGACCCGTTCGGCCCGGAGAACCGGGTCTACTTCTCGACGGGGCCGTACCAGGTCTCCCAGATGAGCTTCACCGGTCGGATGAACATGACGGGGCTCTCGCCGCTGACGGACGGCCTGCTGTCGACGAACGCCGGCGGCTACATGTCGCGGGAGTTCGCGGACACGGGACACAGCGTCGTCGAGATCACCGGCGCGAGCGACGAACTCGTCGCGGTGCACGTCACCGACGAGGGCGTCGAGTTCGAACCAGTGCCCGACCTCGAAGCGGCGAAGACCTCCGAGGTGACCAAGTACATGGCCGACGAACACGACCTGGCCCCAGAGAACATCGCCTGCATCGGCCCCGGCGGAGAAAACCGGGTCCGCTTCGCCTGCGTGATGACCTACGAGAGCCGCGCATTCGGTCGCGGTGGCCTCGGCGCGGTGCTCGGGGCGAAGAACGTCAAGGCGGTCACGTTCCGGGGCGACTCCCGTCGGGAGATCGACCTCGACGAGGAGGCGATGTCGGAGATCCACCGGACGGCCGCCACCGCCGACGACATGATGAAGCGGCAGGGGACGACCGCCAACACCGAGTTCATCAACGACAACTTCTCGCTGCCGACGCGGTACTTCTCGGAGATGAACTTCGAGCACGTCGAGGATATCGGCGGCGACGCCGTCGAGGAGAAGAAGTACAAGAAGGGGGCGTGTTCGGTCTGTGCGTTCGCCTGCAAGCTTCCGACGAAGGACGAGGCCCGCGGCCTCGTCACCGAGGGGCCGGAGTTCGAGACGGTCATGTCGTTCGGGAGCAACTGCGGCGTCGGCGACATCGTCGACGTGATGCAGTCGAACGAACTCTGCGACGAGTTCGGCCTCGATACCATCTCCTGTGGCGACACCGTCGCGGCGTACCTCGCCTCCGAGGACGAGTTCGGCAACCCCGAGTTGGTCCACGAGACGGTCGAGAAGATCGCCCACCGCGAGGGCGTCGGCGACCTGCTCGCAGAGGGTGTCGCCCGCGCCCACGAAGAACTCGGCGTCGAGAACTGGTCGGTCAAGGGCATGGAGTTCGCCGCCCACGACGGCCGCGTCCTCAACGGACAGGGGCTGAGCTACGCCGTCGCCAACCGCGGCGGCGACCACATGTACACGACGACACTCCGCCTCGAATACGACGGCGAGATCGACCCCGAGGGCCTCGACGGCAAACCCGAGATCGTCAAACGGCGCGAAGACATGTGCGCCTTCCGCGACAGCGGCATCGTCTGTGCGTTCGGCGACAGGAGCGAGTACGTCGACGAGGCGTTCCACGAGACGCTCATGGGCTGTGAGTACGAGGATCTGATGGCGATGGGCGCGCGCGTCGTCGAGATGGAGCGACACTTCAACAACAAACGCGGGATGGACCGCGACGACGACGTCCTCCCGTACGACCTTCCCGACTTCGAGTCGGCGCTCGACGAGTACTACGAACTCCGCGGCTGGAACGACGACGGCACCGTCCCCGACAGCACGGTCTCGGAGTACGCCGAGGCGGACGACTGA
- a CDS encoding HpcH/HpaI aldolase family protein: MNPDFHRALTARERLTGTWISIGHPAVGEMSAQLGFDYVVVDTEHTSTSVSELEDVIRAVEAAEGDTAPLVRVPSHDPGRVKRVLDAGAVGLMFPMVETAEEAEDIVAAMRYPPEGVRGVAPARASDYGRSLGEYFAGANDGLVTITQIETRRGVENAAEIAAVDGVDAIQIGQGDLSASLGAFGDWGAKDFQGAVDDVVEAAHAADVPVGMLALNHDGIDRWLDAGVDFMQVGADMVYLTEGAKAAKAHFEDAVDG; this comes from the coding sequence ATGAATCCGGACTTCCACCGCGCGCTGACCGCCCGCGAGCGACTCACCGGCACCTGGATCTCCATCGGTCACCCGGCGGTCGGGGAGATGAGCGCTCAGCTGGGCTTCGATTACGTCGTCGTCGACACCGAACACACCTCGACGAGTGTCTCGGAACTCGAGGACGTCATACGGGCCGTCGAGGCCGCAGAGGGCGATACTGCACCGCTGGTGCGCGTGCCGAGCCACGACCCGGGCCGCGTCAAGCGCGTCCTCGATGCGGGGGCCGTGGGACTGATGTTTCCGATGGTCGAGACGGCCGAAGAGGCCGAGGACATCGTGGCCGCGATGCGCTACCCGCCCGAGGGCGTCCGCGGCGTCGCGCCCGCCCGCGCCTCCGACTACGGCCGCAGCCTGGGCGAGTACTTCGCGGGCGCCAACGATGGCCTCGTGACTATCACCCAGATCGAGACCCGGCGGGGCGTCGAGAACGCGGCGGAGATCGCCGCCGTCGACGGCGTCGACGCGATACAGATCGGCCAGGGCGACCTCTCGGCCTCGCTCGGCGCGTTCGGCGACTGGGGGGCCAAGGACTTCCAGGGGGCCGTCGACGACGTCGTCGAGGCCGCCCACGCGGCCGACGTCCCCGTGGGGATGCTCGCACTCAATCACGACGGCATCGACCGATGGCTCGACGCTGGCGTTGACTTCATGCAGGTCGGTGCCGACATGGTCTACCTCACCGAGGGCGCGAAGGCGGCCAAAGCGCACTTCGAG